One region of Mucilaginibacter gotjawali genomic DNA includes:
- a CDS encoding uracil-DNA glycosylase family protein, with product MPIVLHKFRDHQVNPKAEILILGTFNPDIPAGPDFFYGRPRNFLWYLLPQCWGLDSLKEAALLNKQEFMVAHKIDFADIIHSLDIPVGEENNVDDDFIDGHIETWKEINDLIDTLPNLKAIYFTRKTFNGIPNMRARINLIAGYCNQKNIRFCKLETPARFHSPEKQQQWIDTIILQHTCLRP from the coding sequence ATGCCCATAGTTTTACATAAATTCAGGGATCACCAGGTTAATCCAAAAGCAGAGATCTTAATACTCGGTACATTTAACCCTGATATTCCGGCCGGGCCTGATTTTTTTTATGGCAGGCCCAGGAACTTTTTATGGTATTTATTGCCACAATGCTGGGGATTAGATTCGCTTAAAGAGGCTGCTCTTCTCAATAAGCAGGAGTTTATGGTAGCCCATAAAATAGACTTTGCCGATATCATCCATTCGTTGGACATTCCCGTAGGAGAAGAGAATAATGTTGATGATGATTTTATTGACGGCCACATAGAAACATGGAAGGAAATAAATGATTTGATTGATACCCTCCCAAATTTAAAGGCGATTTATTTTACCAGAAAAACATTTAACGGGATCCCCAATATGCGGGCAAGGATAAATTTAATAGCCGGTTACTGCAATCAAAAAAATATTCGATTTTGCAAGCTGGAAACCCCGGCCCGGTTTCACAGCCCGGAGAAACAACAACAATGGATAGATACAATTATTTTACAGCATACATGTTTAAGACCTTAA
- a CDS encoding type I restriction endonuclease subunit R, whose product MARTFIANFISEDQIEQAILGIFTGRLGYRHLNCLLADLTGRSMETEVVIEPLLRKKLIHLNPAAPEAAIDFAVDQLTKTRLDQTDFQANKELYFLMRDGVTTTIKNTRDRDEPVTIKVIDLVDESQNDYLVVSQLWLQGSYIRRRPDLIVFVNGLPLIFIELKNSTIALRNAYDDNLTNYRKDIPLLFHYNALCILSNGLETKVGSFNSGYNHFLNWLRVENEDEVPDKERIKDFAVSLDYAILGLCEKARLLDYFENFLLYYNDVKKIAAKNHQFLGVNNAARNFGARLKHDKENTDTGNKGKLGVFWHTQGSGKSYSMIFFARKVFRKFTGNYTFLIVTDRDDLDGQIYKNFVGAGAVSKTEKCRPQNSEELRELLQTNRRYIFTLIHKFRFPKGKAYPVLSTRNDIIVIVDEAHRTQYKDLAENMRTGLPNAQYMAFTGTPLLGSKKLTNDWFGENVSEYNFKQSIEDGATVPLFYHKRVPEVLLQNDDLDDDLAEIVSDENLSDADQQRLENEFGQEMAILKSDDRLETIAKDIVFHFPRRGYLGKGMVITFDKFTAVKMYDKVKRLWDEEKRAIQSQINSSITQKEKEALRKTLEWMRKADMAVIISEEAGEEEKFEKNGLDIRIHRKRMLTADDNGKDLEDKFKEPTDPLQLVFVCSMWLTGFDAETVSTLYIDKPMKDHTLMQTIARANRVTDFEINGKPKKNGLIVDYYNVFKNLREAFASYGGGKIGGGERPDEDAPVKEKDQLYVLLQDAIDQCDQYCKNIDINLKTITESEIIFGKLGMFDQFADIILANDDQKKQFIVYDNTIDALYQACLPEILGRRKDFPLVAVISYLRQIIDGKNQRNDLDSAKRRISQLLDESIVASDEFKNSKDTISEPSYNIKAWRQIDLSKLDVDKLKEEFKEAPYKHIEIADLRAFISNKLEQMMSKNITRTSFAQKLQQIIDRYNSGGSITEDYFNDLVDFVGQLKAEELRAAREGLSEKELEIFDLLKKENLTKEEDQKVKLAAKSLLHRLYEEKPTVLLQDWHKDLQSQLKVKLVIQDILDKNLPETYDKNVYDTKCNIVFNHLFVQAANGGRAVA is encoded by the coding sequence ATGGCCCGAACCTTTATAGCCAATTTCATTTCTGAAGATCAAATTGAACAGGCTATACTGGGCATTTTTACCGGTCGTTTGGGCTATCGCCATTTAAATTGTTTGCTGGCGGACTTAACGGGCCGTTCAATGGAAACCGAAGTGGTAATCGAACCGCTGTTAAGGAAAAAGCTAATTCATCTTAACCCCGCCGCGCCGGAGGCAGCGATAGACTTTGCCGTTGACCAACTCACCAAAACCAGGTTAGATCAAACCGACTTCCAGGCAAATAAGGAACTGTACTTTTTAATGCGCGACGGTGTTACAACCACCATAAAAAACACCCGGGACCGCGACGAACCGGTCACCATTAAAGTAATTGACCTGGTTGACGAATCGCAAAACGATTACCTGGTAGTGTCGCAATTATGGCTGCAGGGTTCCTATATCCGCCGCCGGCCCGACCTGATTGTTTTTGTAAACGGCCTGCCATTAATTTTTATCGAACTGAAAAATAGCACGATAGCGCTTCGCAACGCTTATGATGATAACCTCACCAATTACCGGAAGGACATTCCATTGCTGTTTCATTATAACGCGCTCTGCATTTTAAGCAATGGCCTCGAAACCAAAGTCGGCAGCTTTAATTCGGGCTATAATCATTTTTTAAACTGGTTAAGAGTTGAAAACGAAGACGAAGTACCGGATAAAGAACGGATAAAAGATTTCGCGGTAAGTTTGGATTATGCCATTTTGGGCCTTTGCGAAAAAGCCCGCCTGCTGGATTATTTCGAAAATTTCCTGCTTTATTATAACGATGTAAAAAAGATAGCGGCCAAAAATCACCAGTTTTTAGGCGTTAATAATGCCGCCCGAAATTTTGGCGCTCGCCTAAAGCATGACAAGGAAAATACCGATACCGGCAATAAAGGAAAATTGGGTGTTTTTTGGCATACCCAGGGCAGCGGCAAAAGTTACAGCATGATATTTTTTGCGCGAAAGGTATTCCGCAAATTCACCGGTAATTATACTTTTTTAATTGTTACCGACCGCGACGATCTTGACGGGCAGATCTACAAAAACTTTGTCGGCGCCGGGGCTGTTTCAAAAACCGAAAAATGCCGCCCGCAAAACAGCGAGGAATTGCGGGAACTGCTGCAAACCAACCGCCGGTATATTTTTACGCTCATTCACAAATTCCGGTTTCCGAAAGGCAAAGCCTACCCCGTATTAAGTACCCGGAACGATATTATCGTAATTGTTGATGAAGCTCATCGTACCCAGTATAAAGACCTGGCCGAAAACATGCGTACCGGTTTGCCAAATGCGCAGTATATGGCATTTACCGGCACACCCTTGTTAGGAAGCAAAAAGCTTACTAATGACTGGTTCGGCGAAAATGTATCCGAATATAATTTTAAACAGAGTATTGAGGATGGGGCAACGGTGCCATTATTTTATCATAAACGCGTACCTGAAGTATTGCTGCAAAACGACGACCTGGACGATGACCTGGCAGAAATAGTTAGCGACGAAAACTTGTCAGATGCTGACCAGCAACGACTGGAGAACGAGTTTGGCCAGGAAATGGCCATTTTAAAGAGCGATGACCGGCTGGAAACCATTGCTAAAGACATTGTATTTCATTTTCCGCGTCGCGGCTATTTGGGTAAAGGAATGGTGATCACATTCGATAAGTTTACCGCTGTTAAAATGTACGACAAAGTAAAACGGCTTTGGGATGAAGAAAAACGGGCTATCCAATCCCAAATAAACTCTTCTATCACACAAAAGGAAAAAGAAGCCTTGCGGAAAACTTTGGAATGGATGCGCAAGGCGGATATGGCGGTTATTATAAGCGAAGAGGCGGGGGAAGAAGAAAAGTTTGAAAAAAATGGCTTAGATATCCGTATACATCGCAAACGAATGCTGACAGCGGATGATAACGGGAAGGACCTTGAGGATAAATTTAAAGAACCAACTGATCCGCTGCAATTGGTTTTTGTATGCAGCATGTGGCTAACCGGGTTTGATGCAGAAACAGTGTCGACACTGTATATTGATAAGCCAATGAAAGACCATACCCTGATGCAAACTATTGCAAGGGCCAACCGCGTAACAGATTTTGAAATAAACGGCAAACCCAAAAAGAACGGTTTGATTGTTGATTATTATAATGTTTTCAAAAACCTCCGGGAAGCTTTTGCTTCCTATGGCGGCGGTAAAATAGGTGGTGGCGAGCGGCCGGATGAAGATGCACCGGTAAAGGAAAAAGACCAGTTATATGTTTTGTTGCAGGATGCCATCGATCAATGCGATCAGTATTGTAAAAATATCGACATCAATTTAAAAACCATTACAGAATCGGAAATAATCTTCGGTAAGCTGGGCATGTTTGATCAGTTTGCCGATATCATTCTGGCAAACGACGATCAGAAAAAACAATTCATTGTTTACGATAACACTATTGATGCGCTTTACCAGGCTTGCCTGCCGGAAATTCTTGGGAGAAGAAAAGACTTCCCTTTGGTTGCGGTAATCAGCTATCTGCGGCAGATTATTGACGGCAAAAACCAACGGAATGACCTTGATAGCGCAAAACGAAGAATTAGCCAACTGCTGGATGAAAGTATTGTGGCAAGTGATGAGTTTAAAAATTCAAAAGATACCATTTCGGAGCCGAGCTACAATATTAAAGCCTGGCGGCAAATAGACCTTAGCAAACTTGACGTAGATAAACTTAAAGAAGAATTTAAAGAAGCGCCTTATAAGCATATTGAGATTGCCGACCTGCGGGCCTTTATATCAAATAAACTGGAACAAATGATGTCCAAAAACATCACCCGCACCAGCTTTGCGCAAAAACTTCAGCAGATCATTGACCGTTATAATTCCGGCGGGTCAATAACAGAAGACTACTTTAACGACCTGGTTGATTTTGTAGGCCAGCTAAAAGCAGAAGAATTGAGAGCTGCAAGAGAAGGCCTGTCAGAAAAGGAATTGGAAATTTTTGACCTTTTGAAAAAGGAAAATTTAACCAAAGAGGAAGATCAAAAAGTAAAACTTGCTGCCAAAAGCCTGTTACATCGCCTATACGAAGAAAAACCTACTGTATTATTACAGGATTGGCATAAAGACTTACAGTCGCAACTAAAGGTAAAATTGGTAATACAAGATATATTAGACAAAAACCTGCCCGAAACCTATGACAAAAACGTGTACGATACCAAATGCAATATTGTATTCAATCACCTATTTGTGCAAGCGGCAAACGGCGGAAGAGCGGTAGCGTAA